One segment of Streptomyces bathyalis DNA contains the following:
- a CDS encoding 8-amino-7-oxononanoate synthase, with protein sequence MPDEFRAATGSSGASDGTGHGARPAPGEDPFAWTVRARRARQRAGLVRELRPRPAGSPLLDLAGNDYLSLARHPEVTGAAAAAAQTWGAGSTGSRLVTGSTSLHAELEAELAEFCGFEAALVFSSGYAANLAAITALTAPGSLLVSDAGNHASLIDGCRLSRAETHVVPHADPEAVHKVLDGHGGQALAVTDSVFSVDGDAAPLTALVEVCRAQGAALVVDDAHGLGVLGEGGRGAPHAAGLAGATGTVATVTLSKSLGSQGGAVLGPAHVIGHLVDTARTFIFDTGLAPAAAGAALAALRVVRREPERSHRVRAAAILLHERLTEAGLRAGRPDAAVISVRAPAPEDAVRWAAECRAAGLQVGCFRPPSVPDGISRLRLTAHADLSEEQLEWAARTIAGTAPAGAR encoded by the coding sequence ATGCCCGATGAGTTCCGTGCCGCCACCGGCTCGTCGGGCGCGTCCGACGGGACCGGTCACGGTGCGCGTCCCGCGCCGGGCGAGGACCCGTTCGCGTGGACGGTCCGGGCCCGCCGCGCCCGCCAGCGTGCGGGGCTGGTGCGCGAGCTGCGCCCCCGCCCCGCCGGCTCACCCCTGCTCGATCTGGCCGGCAACGACTATCTGAGCCTGGCCCGCCATCCCGAGGTGACCGGGGCCGCCGCCGCGGCGGCGCAGACGTGGGGAGCCGGCTCCACCGGTTCGCGTCTGGTCACCGGCTCGACTTCCCTGCACGCCGAACTCGAGGCGGAGCTGGCCGAGTTCTGCGGTTTCGAGGCAGCACTCGTCTTCTCCTCGGGCTATGCGGCGAACCTCGCGGCGATCACCGCCCTCACCGCGCCCGGAAGCCTGCTGGTCTCGGATGCCGGCAACCATGCCTCCCTCATCGACGGCTGCCGCCTCTCCCGCGCCGAGACCCACGTCGTCCCGCATGCCGACCCCGAGGCGGTACACAAGGTGCTGGACGGGCACGGCGGGCAGGCGCTCGCCGTCACCGACTCAGTCTTCTCCGTCGACGGCGACGCCGCACCGCTCACCGCGCTCGTGGAGGTGTGCCGGGCGCAGGGGGCTGCCCTCGTCGTCGACGACGCCCACGGCCTCGGCGTGCTCGGCGAGGGCGGCCGTGGTGCGCCGCACGCCGCGGGCCTCGCGGGTGCCACCGGTACGGTCGCCACCGTCACCCTCTCCAAGTCCCTCGGCAGCCAGGGCGGAGCGGTCCTGGGACCGGCACACGTCATCGGCCATCTCGTCGACACCGCCCGCACGTTCATCTTCGACACCGGGCTCGCGCCCGCGGCGGCGGGCGCGGCGCTCGCCGCCCTGCGGGTCGTGCGCCGCGAGCCGGAGCGCTCCCATCGTGTGCGTGCCGCCGCCATCCTGCTCCACGAGAGGCTCACCGAAGCCGGGCTGCGCGCCGGACGGCCCGACGCCGCGGTGATCTCCGTACGGGCGCCCGCACCCGAGGACGCCGTGCGCTGGGCAGCGGAATGCCGTGCCGCAGGACTTCAGGTCGGCTGCTTCAGGCCGCCGTCGGTGCCGGACGGCATCTCCCGGCTGCGTCTGACGGCGCACGCGGACCTGAGTGAGGAGCAACTGGAGTGGGCGGCCCGCACCATCGCAGGCACGGCACCGGCCGGCGCCCGCTGA
- a CDS encoding ATP-dependent Clp protease proteolytic subunit produces the protein MPDRPSARYVLPELTERTSAGIRTLDPYSKLLDERIVFLGTQIDDTAANDVMAQLIHLEAAAPDQDISLYINSPGGSFTAMSAVYDTMRYVSCDIETVCLGQAASSASVLLAAGTPGKRLALPGARIVIHQPAFAETVQGQADDLAIQAKELLRTRDLLEEMYVRHTGQSPETVRADLERDKIFDAEGAVAYGLIDRLTASRRTGTAVRHTSER, from the coding sequence ATGCCCGACAGACCGTCAGCCCGCTATGTCCTTCCGGAGCTGACCGAGCGCACCAGCGCCGGCATCCGCACGCTCGATCCGTACTCCAAGCTCCTCGACGAGCGGATCGTCTTCCTCGGCACGCAGATCGACGACACGGCCGCGAACGACGTCATGGCCCAGCTCATCCACCTCGAGGCGGCCGCCCCCGACCAGGACATCTCGCTGTACATCAACTCCCCCGGCGGCTCGTTCACGGCGATGTCGGCGGTCTACGACACGATGCGGTACGTCAGCTGTGACATCGAGACCGTGTGCCTGGGACAGGCGGCCTCCTCGGCGTCGGTGCTGCTGGCCGCCGGAACTCCCGGCAAGCGCCTGGCACTTCCCGGCGCGCGCATCGTCATCCATCAGCCGGCCTTCGCCGAGACCGTGCAGGGGCAGGCCGACGATCTGGCCATCCAGGCGAAGGAACTGCTGCGCACACGGGACCTGCTGGAGGAGATGTACGTACGGCACACCGGGCAGAGCCCGGAGACCGTCAGGGCCGATCTCGAGCGCGACAAGATCTTCGATGCCGAAGGTGCCGTGGCGTACGGGCTGATCGACCGTCTCACCGCCAGCCGCAGGACCGGCACCGCCGTCCGTCACACCTCCGAGAGGTGA
- a CDS encoding type II toxin-antitoxin system Phd/YefM family antitoxin, translating into MTYEIPVTQARAALADLINRVVYGSERVVVTRHGKPLVALVSAADLEKLEKLNEAAEEGVISTVSAVREVPSAEGERQRFGIAAQHRGPATGNRRPGRES; encoded by the coding sequence ATGACGTACGAGATTCCGGTGACGCAAGCACGCGCGGCCCTCGCGGATCTGATCAACCGTGTGGTCTACGGCAGCGAGCGTGTGGTGGTCACGCGGCACGGCAAGCCGCTGGTGGCGCTCGTATCGGCTGCTGACCTGGAAAAACTCGAGAAGCTCAACGAGGCGGCCGAAGAGGGCGTGATCAGCACCGTCTCGGCGGTGCGCGAGGTGCCGTCCGCTGAAGGCGAACGGCAGCGCTTCGGAATCGCCGCGCAGCACCGCGGCCCGGCCACCGGTAACAGGCGGCCGGGCCGGGAGAGTTGA
- a CDS encoding M28 family metallopeptidase, which yields MIRKEKRRVLIIASASTALAASLLGAGAAQAAKPEQAAAPDISVDAVQKDLKELQSVAEENGGNRAHGEPGFKASIDLIKKKLDDAGFKTDVQEFDHGGTTGYNLIADWPKGGSEDNTVMAGSHLDSVGSGPGINDNGSGSAGILEVALAVAKEKLEPKKHLRFAWWGAEEEGLVGSQKYVSSLSEGDVKKINTYLNFDMIASPNAGYFVYDDDAAVQKVFQDYFKSKDITTATSPEVNGRSDHASFADAGVTVGGTFTGAGETMTEEQAKQWDGKAGEPYDKCYHSECDDISNVNEKALDLNSDAIAHAVWELSS from the coding sequence GTGATCCGCAAAGAGAAGCGTCGTGTGCTCATCATCGCCTCCGCGAGCACCGCGTTGGCAGCCTCACTCCTCGGGGCAGGCGCCGCTCAGGCGGCCAAGCCCGAGCAGGCCGCGGCACCCGACATATCCGTGGACGCCGTCCAGAAGGACCTCAAGGAACTGCAGTCCGTGGCCGAGGAGAACGGCGGCAACCGCGCTCACGGCGAGCCGGGCTTCAAGGCGTCCATCGACCTCATCAAGAAGAAGCTCGACGACGCCGGATTCAAGACCGACGTCCAGGAGTTCGACCACGGCGGGACGACCGGATACAACCTCATCGCCGACTGGCCGAAGGGCGGCTCCGAGGACAACACGGTGATGGCCGGCTCCCACCTGGACTCGGTGGGCAGCGGCCCCGGAATCAACGACAACGGTTCGGGCTCCGCCGGAATCCTCGAGGTCGCTCTCGCCGTCGCCAAGGAGAAGCTGGAGCCGAAGAAGCACCTGCGCTTCGCCTGGTGGGGTGCTGAGGAAGAGGGCCTGGTCGGCTCGCAGAAGTACGTCAGCAGCCTCTCCGAGGGCGACGTGAAGAAGATCAACACCTACTTGAACTTCGACATGATCGCCTCACCCAACGCGGGCTACTTCGTCTACGACGACGACGCGGCCGTGCAGAAGGTCTTCCAGGACTACTTCAAGTCCAAGGACATCACCACGGCCACATCCCCCGAGGTCAACGGGCGCAGCGACCACGCCTCGTTCGCGGACGCGGGAGTGACCGTCGGCGGCACCTTCACCGGGGCCGGCGAGACGATGACCGAGGAGCAGGCCAAGCAGTGGGACGGCAAGGCGGGTGAGCCGTACGACAAGTGCTACCACTCGGAGTGCGACGACATCTCGAACGTCAACGAGAAGGCGCTCGACCTGAACAGCGACGCCATCGCGCACGCCGTGTGGGAGCTCAGCTCCTAG
- a CDS encoding ABC transporter permease: protein MPGSSLRRPPAPHPRALLAVLLLVPAIVALALWAFAWPAARTAPRDLPVGVAGPPAAAASVEQKLSRDGEAFEIHRYDDEAAARDAIERREVYGAVVATPKGPHALTASAASPVVAQALQQVAGGPSGAGTASRSTDVVAAPEVDPRGAALSSSVLPLAIGGVAAGAMVAVLGLRGTRAVVALLGSAALSGAVAAALTHSWLGVLTGNWWAESASFGLFSLAVSASVAGLGALLGRAGIGSGAMAMVLFGNPFSGVTSAPEMLPEPLGTIGQWLPPGAGATLLRSVGFFDGSASDSPVLVLTVWAVAGLTFVTVGGLRKQTTEVPEDSSRTGRRIPTA from the coding sequence ATGCCCGGTTCCTCGCTCCGTCGCCCGCCGGCGCCGCACCCCCGCGCGCTCCTCGCCGTACTCCTCCTCGTCCCGGCGATCGTCGCCCTCGCGCTGTGGGCATTCGCCTGGCCGGCTGCCCGTACGGCACCCCGTGATCTCCCCGTTGGCGTCGCCGGACCGCCGGCCGCCGCCGCATCCGTCGAGCAGAAACTGAGCCGGGACGGTGAGGCGTTCGAGATACACCGGTACGACGACGAGGCGGCTGCCCGCGACGCGATCGAGCGCCGCGAGGTCTACGGCGCGGTCGTGGCGACCCCGAAGGGACCGCACGCCCTGACGGCGAGCGCGGCGAGCCCGGTTGTCGCCCAGGCCCTGCAGCAGGTTGCGGGCGGGCCCTCCGGGGCCGGTACGGCGTCGCGTTCGACGGACGTGGTCGCCGCCCCCGAGGTCGATCCGCGGGGTGCGGCGCTGAGTTCGAGTGTGCTGCCGCTGGCGATCGGCGGGGTGGCGGCGGGCGCCATGGTCGCCGTGCTCGGGCTGCGCGGCACCCGTGCCGTCGTCGCGCTGCTGGGTTCGGCGGCGCTTTCCGGCGCGGTGGCCGCCGCGCTCACGCACAGCTGGCTCGGAGTGCTCACGGGCAACTGGTGGGCGGAGTCGGCCTCGTTCGGACTGTTCTCGCTCGCGGTGAGCGCGAGCGTTGCCGGACTCGGCGCACTGCTGGGGCGGGCGGGAATCGGATCGGGGGCGATGGCGATGGTGCTTTTCGGCAACCCGTTCTCGGGCGTCACCTCCGCCCCTGAGATGCTGCCCGAGCCTCTCGGGACGATCGGCCAGTGGCTGCCGCCGGGCGCCGGCGCGACGCTGCTGCGCTCCGTCGGCTTCTTCGACGGCAGCGCCTCCGACTCCCCCGTGCTGGTGCTCACCGTGTGGGCCGTGGCCGGGCTCACGTTCGTCACCGTCGGCGGACTGCGCAAGCAGACCACCGAGGTGCCTGAGGACTCCTCGCGGACGGGACGTCGGATTCCGACTGCCTGA
- a CDS encoding TetR/AcrR family transcriptional regulator: protein MARVSQEHLDARRRQILDGARRCFKSNGFHATSMQDVLKEAGLSAGAVYRYFRSKEEIVAAVAAETLESVREAYATVAAADPPPTPDELFGTVLSRLRKSLGDSDDQRALPQLLMQVWGETLRNPDVARVLADGYQGLRGQWVVLVEAYQARGWVDPEVNSDHLARALIGTVQGYFVQQALFGGLDPAEFQEGLRALVTMNVPELRNPERAPE from the coding sequence ATGGCCCGCGTTTCCCAGGAGCACCTCGACGCACGGCGGCGGCAGATCCTCGACGGTGCCCGTCGCTGCTTCAAGAGCAACGGCTTCCACGCCACGTCCATGCAGGACGTGCTCAAGGAAGCGGGCCTTTCGGCAGGTGCGGTCTACCGCTACTTCCGCAGCAAGGAGGAGATCGTCGCGGCGGTCGCCGCCGAGACGCTGGAGAGCGTGCGCGAGGCGTACGCGACGGTCGCCGCCGCGGATCCGCCGCCCACTCCGGACGAGCTCTTCGGCACCGTCCTCTCCCGCCTCCGCAAGTCACTGGGCGACTCCGACGACCAGCGCGCACTGCCGCAGCTGCTGATGCAGGTGTGGGGCGAGACGCTGCGCAATCCCGACGTGGCACGGGTCCTCGCGGACGGGTACCAGGGTCTGCGCGGCCAGTGGGTGGTGCTCGTCGAGGCGTACCAGGCCCGCGGCTGGGTGGACCCCGAGGTCAACTCGGACCATCTGGCACGTGCTCTCATCGGCACGGTCCAGGGCTACTTCGTGCAGCAGGCGCTCTTCGGCGGCCTGGACCCGGCCGAATTCCAGGAAGGTCTGCGGGCGTTGGTCACCATGAACGTCCCGGAACTGCGCAACCCGGAGCGGGCACCGGAGTGA
- a CDS encoding alpha/beta hydrolase, translating into MNIRNTSLAAAGAAALTAGLIFVPSAFADSGSGQAAPGGGAEARGVKAAAVRAAKEGVDWKDCPKDWGLAKPIQCGFVTVPVDYADPDGRTIKLAVDRAKSTGGKDDRQGSLIYNPGGPGGSGMSFPTRVTKDNALWTKTARAYDFVGFDPRGVGHSSPISCMDPQEFVKAPKLDPVPDDEADKQAQRKLAQEYADGCKERSGSLLPHMTTPNTARDLDVIRAALGDKKLNYLGVSYGTYIGSVYSTLFPTHVRRMIVDSVVNPSRDQIWYKNNLDQDVAFQGRWEDWTKWVAENDATYGLGDTAAKVEAQWKKLRAEAKKKPIGGVVGPAELLGFFQNAPYYDQMWAPVAKAWSSHVKGDEKALVEAAGPDMADKAGNKAAENGNAVYTAVECTDAKWPTSWNKWDRDNSRLHQKYPFLTWSNAWLNLPCATWPVKQQQPVEVGADKGLPPVLIAQSERDAATPYGGAVEVHKRLKGSRLITERDAGSHGITNVRNPCINERVETYLLKGDAGAKDVVCAPHSKPVPQIIGGLTAPEAKAGTAAWLRAPH; encoded by the coding sequence GTGAACATACGCAATACGAGCCTCGCCGCCGCCGGCGCAGCGGCGCTCACCGCAGGTCTCATCTTCGTCCCCTCGGCGTTCGCGGACTCCGGAAGCGGTCAAGCCGCGCCCGGTGGGGGTGCCGAGGCCCGCGGTGTGAAGGCCGCGGCCGTCCGTGCGGCCAAGGAGGGCGTCGACTGGAAGGACTGTCCCAAGGACTGGGGCCTTGCGAAGCCCATCCAGTGCGGGTTCGTCACCGTGCCCGTCGACTACGCCGACCCGGACGGCCGGACCATCAAGCTCGCCGTCGACCGCGCCAAGAGCACCGGCGGCAAGGACGACCGCCAGGGATCGCTGATCTACAACCCGGGCGGGCCCGGCGGCTCCGGCATGTCCTTCCCCACGCGTGTCACCAAGGACAACGCCCTGTGGACCAAGACCGCCAGGGCATACGACTTCGTGGGCTTCGACCCGCGCGGGGTGGGCCACTCCTCGCCCATCTCCTGCATGGACCCGCAGGAGTTCGTCAAGGCTCCGAAGCTGGACCCGGTGCCTGACGACGAGGCGGACAAGCAGGCCCAGCGCAAGCTGGCCCAGGAGTACGCAGACGGCTGCAAGGAGCGCAGCGGCAGCCTTCTGCCGCACATGACGACGCCGAACACGGCCCGCGACCTCGACGTCATCCGTGCCGCGCTGGGCGACAAGAAGCTGAACTACCTCGGCGTCTCCTACGGCACCTACATCGGCTCCGTCTACAGCACCCTCTTCCCCACGCATGTGCGCCGCATGATCGTGGACAGTGTCGTCAACCCCTCCCGTGACCAGATCTGGTACAAGAACAACCTCGACCAGGACGTCGCCTTCCAAGGACGCTGGGAGGACTGGACGAAGTGGGTCGCCGAGAACGACGCCACCTACGGCCTCGGCGACACCGCCGCGAAGGTCGAGGCGCAGTGGAAGAAGCTGCGGGCCGAGGCGAAGAAGAAGCCCATCGGCGGTGTCGTCGGACCGGCCGAACTGCTCGGCTTCTTCCAGAACGCCCCCTACTACGACCAGATGTGGGCTCCTGTCGCCAAGGCCTGGTCCTCGCACGTCAAGGGCGACGAGAAGGCGCTCGTCGAGGCCGCCGGACCTGACATGGCGGACAAGGCCGGCAACAAGGCGGCCGAGAACGGCAACGCCGTCTACACCGCCGTCGAGTGCACCGACGCCAAGTGGCCCACCAGCTGGAACAAGTGGGACCGGGACAACAGCCGGCTGCACCAGAAGTACCCGTTCCTCACCTGGTCGAACGCCTGGCTGAACCTGCCCTGCGCCACCTGGCCCGTCAAGCAGCAGCAGCCGGTCGAGGTGGGTGCGGACAAGGGCCTGCCGCCCGTCCTCATCGCGCAGTCCGAGCGCGACGCCGCCACGCCGTACGGCGGCGCCGTCGAGGTGCACAAGCGTCTGAAGGGCTCACGCCTGATCACCGAGCGGGACGCGGGATCGCACGGCATCACCAACGTCCGCAACCCCTGCATCAACGAGCGCGTGGAGACCTACCTCCTCAAGGGAGACGCCGGTGCCAAGGACGTCGTCTGCGCTCCGCACTCGAAGCCCGTGCCTCAGATCATCGGCGGTCTGACGGCTCCGGAGGCCAAGGCCGGCACGGCGGCCTGGCTGCGGGCCCCGCACTGA
- a CDS encoding lysophospholipid acyltransferase family protein yields MFYNLFKYVLLGPLLRLYFRPRIEGLENIPDEGAAIVAGNHLSVSDHFLMPAILRRRITFLAKSEYFTGPGLKGRLTAAFFRSVGQIPVDRSGKGAGQAAIDEGLGVLRRSELLGIYPEGTRSHDGRLYKGRVGVASMALQAGVKVIPCAMVGTFELQPPGRKMPRFGKVTIRFGEPLDFSRYAGMESERTVLRAVTDEIIHEILQLSGQEYVDMYAPEAKALQAKERQEARARGRSEERKDS; encoded by the coding sequence GTGTTCTACAACTTGTTCAAGTACGTACTGCTGGGGCCCCTGTTGCGGCTGTACTTCCGCCCGCGGATCGAGGGGCTCGAGAACATTCCGGATGAGGGTGCGGCCATCGTGGCCGGCAATCACCTCTCCGTCTCCGACCACTTCCTGATGCCGGCCATCCTCCGACGGCGCATCACATTCCTGGCGAAGTCCGAGTACTTCACGGGGCCGGGCCTGAAGGGGCGGCTCACGGCGGCCTTCTTCCGGAGCGTGGGCCAGATCCCCGTGGACCGCTCGGGCAAGGGCGCCGGCCAGGCCGCCATCGACGAGGGCCTCGGCGTGCTCCGCAGGAGCGAGCTGCTGGGCATCTATCCCGAGGGCACCCGTTCCCACGACGGCAGGCTGTACAAGGGCCGCGTCGGTGTCGCGTCGATGGCGCTGCAGGCGGGCGTGAAGGTCATTCCCTGCGCGATGGTGGGGACCTTCGAACTCCAGCCGCCCGGACGGAAGATGCCCCGGTTCGGCAAGGTGACGATCCGTTTCGGTGAGCCGCTGGACTTCTCGCGCTACGCGGGGATGGAGAGCGAGCGCACGGTGCTGAGGGCGGTCACGGACGAGATCATCCACGAGATCCTTCAGCTGTCCGGCCAGGAGTACGTCGACATGTACGCGCCTGAGGCGAAAGCGCTGCAGGCGAAGGAGCGTCAGGAGGCCCGTGCACGCGGGCGGAGCGAGGAGCGCAAGGACTCCTGA
- a CDS encoding cytochrome c oxidase assembly protein, with the protein MDHGGHGMTTDLPPFTLGRGLEFTGEPFFLVGCLLALVLYGGAVVRLRRRGDAWPVARTVAWVLGVLAVAVAMCTALNEYGMLLFSVHMVQHMIISMLAPILLLLGAPVTLTLRALPSAGRGRKGPRELLVALLHSRVLRVLTHPGFTIPLFIASLYALYFTPIFDFLMRSTAGHLAMMGHFLLVGLVFFWPIMGVDPGPHRPGYLMRMLELFAGMPFHAFFGIALMMATEPMIATYANPPASLQVTALSDQTAAGGIAWAFSEIPSVLVLLALVFQWHRSEEREARRRDRMADRDGDKELAEYNAYLASLQARQQ; encoded by the coding sequence ATGGACCACGGTGGACACGGCATGACGACGGATCTGCCGCCGTTCACACTCGGCCGCGGCCTGGAGTTCACCGGCGAGCCGTTCTTCCTGGTGGGGTGCCTCCTGGCGCTGGTGCTGTACGGGGGGGCAGTGGTGCGGCTCCGTCGGCGGGGCGACGCGTGGCCCGTCGCCCGCACCGTCGCGTGGGTCCTGGGTGTGCTCGCCGTCGCGGTGGCGATGTGCACGGCACTGAACGAGTACGGGATGCTGCTCTTCAGCGTCCACATGGTGCAGCACATGATCATCAGCATGCTGGCGCCGATCCTCCTGCTGCTGGGGGCGCCGGTGACCCTGACGCTGCGGGCGCTGCCGTCGGCGGGGCGCGGCCGCAAGGGACCGCGGGAGCTTCTCGTGGCGCTGCTGCACAGCCGCGTCCTGCGCGTGCTGACCCACCCCGGTTTCACGATCCCGCTGTTCATCGCGAGCCTCTACGCCCTGTACTTCACGCCGATCTTCGACTTCCTGATGCGCTCCACGGCCGGGCACCTGGCGATGATGGGGCACTTCCTGCTGGTCGGGCTGGTCTTCTTCTGGCCGATCATGGGTGTCGATCCGGGCCCGCACCGGCCCGGCTATCTGATGCGGATGCTCGAACTGTTCGCCGGGATGCCCTTCCATGCCTTCTTCGGCATCGCGCTGATGATGGCCACTGAGCCGATGATCGCCACGTACGCGAACCCACCGGCGTCACTGCAGGTGACGGCGCTGTCGGACCAGACGGCGGCCGGCGGGATCGCCTGGGCGTTCAGCGAGATCCCCTCGGTGCTGGTGCTCCTCGCGCTGGTCTTCCAGTGGCACAGGTCGGAGGAGCGCGAGGCGCGGCGCAGGGACAGGATGGCCGACCGCGACGGCGACAAGGAGCTCGCCGAGTACAACGCGTATCTGGCCTCCCTGCAGGCCCGTCAGCAGTGA
- a CDS encoding type 1 glutamine amidotransferase gives MSDTGLRVVWVYPDLLSTYGDQGNALVVERRAHQRGLKVQRTDIRSDQQVPTSADIYLIGGGEDRPQRLAAERLLRDGGLHRAVDNGAIIFSVCAGYQILGREFVNDLGEPQKGLGLLDVVSTRGEAERCVGDVLADIDPELGLPELTGFENHQGITKVGPGARPLAQVRLGKGNGTGDGTEGAWNDTVFGTYMHGPVLARNPQIADHLIKLALDVNALPSVNDQWYEALRKERISAALQPA, from the coding sequence ATGAGTGACACGGGCCTGCGAGTGGTGTGGGTGTACCCCGACCTCCTCAGCACCTACGGGGACCAGGGCAACGCCCTGGTGGTGGAGCGGCGCGCGCATCAGCGCGGGCTGAAGGTGCAGCGCACCGACATCCGCTCCGACCAGCAGGTGCCCACGTCCGCGGACATCTATCTGATCGGCGGCGGCGAGGACCGGCCGCAGCGGCTCGCAGCGGAGCGGCTGCTGCGCGACGGCGGGCTGCACCGGGCCGTCGACAACGGCGCCATCATCTTCTCCGTCTGCGCCGGCTACCAGATCCTGGGCCGCGAGTTCGTCAACGACCTCGGTGAGCCGCAGAAGGGCCTCGGGCTGCTGGACGTCGTCAGCACGCGCGGTGAGGCGGAACGGTGCGTGGGTGACGTACTGGCCGACATCGACCCGGAACTGGGCCTGCCGGAGCTGACGGGCTTCGAGAACCACCAGGGCATCACCAAGGTCGGGCCCGGGGCACGGCCGCTGGCGCAGGTACGGCTGGGCAAGGGCAACGGCACGGGCGACGGCACCGAGGGCGCGTGGAACGACACGGTCTTCGGCACCTACATGCACGGTCCGGTGCTGGCCCGCAATCCGCAGATCGCCGACCACCTCATCAAGCTGGCACTGGATGTGAACGCGCTGCCGTCCGTCAACGACCAGTGGTACGAGGCGCTGCGCAAGGAGCGGATCTCGGCGGCCCTCCAGCCCGCCTGA
- a CDS encoding Mur ligase family protein produces the protein MAGNQEPLSPRARLAVTAGKAAAAVSRAAGRGSGSVIGGKVALRLDPDLLAQVAHHLDVVLVSATNGKTTTTRLIAEALRANGGVVSNALGANMPAGITSALAGGSDAQYGVIEVDEKYLATVARDVTPKAIALLNLSRDQLDRAAETRMLAERWREGLSGTKAVVIANADDPLVVWAASSAPNVVWVAAGQEWKDDAWSCPACGGVMQRPDDDWFCAECGFRRPTPSWALSGDEVLDPHGSAWPIKLQLPGRANKANATTSAAVAAAFGVPPQVALERMHAVTAVAGRYDVVDYRGRQVRLLLAKNPAGWLETFSLIDAPPAPVILSVNARGADGTDTSWLWDVDYSRLAGHPICVIGDRKLDLAVRLEVAGVDFQVCESPAEAVSASPPGRIEAIANYTAFQDLRRVVGN, from the coding sequence ATGGCAGGCAACCAGGAGCCGCTGTCTCCGCGGGCCAGGCTGGCCGTGACGGCAGGCAAGGCCGCGGCAGCGGTATCGCGTGCGGCGGGTCGCGGCAGCGGATCGGTGATCGGCGGCAAGGTCGCGCTCAGACTCGATCCCGACCTGCTGGCCCAGGTGGCCCATCACCTGGACGTTGTCCTGGTGTCCGCGACGAACGGCAAGACGACCACCACGCGGCTGATCGCGGAGGCGCTGCGCGCCAACGGCGGCGTGGTCTCCAACGCCCTGGGCGCGAACATGCCCGCCGGGATCACCTCGGCTCTCGCGGGCGGATCGGACGCCCAGTACGGCGTGATCGAGGTGGACGAGAAGTACCTCGCCACGGTCGCACGCGATGTGACCCCCAAGGCCATCGCCCTGCTCAACCTCTCCCGTGACCAGCTCGACCGCGCCGCCGAGACGCGCATGCTCGCCGAGCGCTGGCGCGAGGGCCTCTCCGGCACGAAGGCCGTGGTCATCGCCAACGCCGACGACCCCCTCGTCGTCTGGGCCGCCTCCTCCGCGCCGAACGTGGTGTGGGTCGCCGCCGGCCAGGAGTGGAAGGACGACGCGTGGTCGTGCCCGGCGTGCGGCGGCGTGATGCAGCGTCCGGACGACGACTGGTTCTGCGCCGAGTGTGGCTTCCGGCGCCCCACCCCGAGCTGGGCGCTCTCCGGTGACGAGGTGCTGGACCCGCACGGTTCGGCCTGGCCGATCAAACTTCAGCTGCCCGGCCGTGCCAACAAGGCCAACGCCACCACCTCCGCGGCCGTGGCCGCGGCGTTCGGCGTTCCCCCGCAGGTGGCGCTGGAGCGCATGCACGCGGTGACCGCCGTCGCCGGCCGCTACGACGTGGTGGACTACCGCGGGCGTCAGGTAAGGCTGCTGCTGGCGAAGAACCCCGCGGGCTGGCTCGAGACCTTCTCCCTCATCGACGCTCCCCCCGCTCCGGTCATCCTCTCGGTCAACGCCCGCGGCGCCGACGGCACGGACACCTCATGGTTGTGGGACGTGGACTACTCACGTCTGGCCGGGCACCCGATCTGCGTGATCGGTGACCGCAAGCTGGACCTGGCGGTACGTCTGGAGGTCGCCGGCGTCGACTTCCAGGTCTGCGAGAGCCCGGCAGAAGCGGTCTCGGCGTCCCCGCCCGGGCGCATCGAGGCGATCGCGAACTACACGGCCTTCCAGGATCTGCGCCGCGTCGTCGGCAACTGA